The Chaetodon trifascialis isolate fChaTrf1 chromosome 16, fChaTrf1.hap1, whole genome shotgun sequence genome includes a region encoding these proteins:
- the LOC139345153 gene encoding trichohyalin-like isoform X8, translating into MTSVWKRLQRVGKKASKFQFVASYQELALEFTKKWQPDKLRVVWTRRNRRMCSKLHSWQPEIKNPYRGMVVWPVPENIDIAVTLFKEVNADEFEDKEWTFVIEGETKGHRKVLASADINLKRFASPTPTQTDLTLKLKPLSVKVVEATLKLSLSCVFVREGKATDEDMQSLASLMSVKPTDIGNLDDFNESDEEEDKKSVTASGSTFPLTQADKETTPSPLSRGKDSPQNNQAVSNIRISNQPIRPAQDSKAAITENKAEPARISLEQKTNEKASGEKLTEELVGAATEKEVMMKAEQEKQREKEILIKQEEERRREEEEQKVMVLKQEERRKHEEEKKRLLEEEKKRLLHEEEEVKKEKERRKREEERLLKEKRDKQEKLREEAEKRKQDEEERRKREQQRRLLEVEEEKEKLRREEEKRLEREKFLRKMKEEEEKRMEEKRVFEEQRRKREEEKKRLLEEKERRELQEKHLKEEKEKEQQKMKEEERRKRVEEEERKRLQEEEERKKNEAESERKRREEEDRRKEEARKEKEIEEEKKRREEEEKRVKEAEKRRKREEEEEEKERVLKEEKEREEKERERLLKEEKERMERRKKEEEKRREEEEEEKRKESLLKEQKEKEKMKQEEEEKERRLQEERRQEAEREKKEEERKKREEEEKRKREEEEKAERRMKEEENRKKREEEQKKKKLLQEKEEMERRKKKEEEEEKRREEHRAAAGCNLEANKSDEDKQKMRSLGSCTHTDVPPPSITHTPPPSFTYTPSAFKGDAQTPLPVPHLPPPDKTSPEQPPSQILSQSQDREATLQSVNKPSSASISTSEREDAAELEHQPITAKDSDTHHIVPPPAQPGAPPVKEEPKEPEGPRVEPATSPKPPSEHAALALEPLLPSKPEPELRTEQVLQPSGKPQQEGADEEKPAGVEAGGQESFVNKEPVCEAENQLWATVEETTVETEAEGGMESSESTEEKDEKQEEGGVIGGYETVASILTAGPSDAAHKHHSAEQPCLPMSNEDQPCLHEVDPEILCSPEPDPLIPISPPTAFSDTTENQKLSEHTDVTQKPECFPSHRLSLVASLRQAASEQEKERERERERMEKERIENMKREEREREEREEEERRERERVEKEKEERQRLEKEREEMERRTRERMERQKHEERKRLEKEREELENKQREEREKAEKERKQHTERINVEEKKENEESERKMEREKRKGDEDKVRQRGEDSKGKKQEAVSATSLQNKEKVMNNQSNDCPPLREAELDDIAYDEKLQRDEEQSERESDPKSVKTMDPKAEVKLVSARPADSVPAVRPTNRLDSRSVKPEDSVIPVMKAPDNPALRSVKKGKSNANSGAIPVWLREEEDEEVEYERGQEDLGSIWLAELYMEGEAGTGHPSLAVTQKPSSLPSSGQTFYQISAASQPNKHEHSLTSLADPPHPRPSSGSKQEEGISQTSRAKPALKGSGTQKQPMKDLEIATNEEGELAQSSVVPWPLPPRASTASMHSDTKHTNLHTDTNISKINNDVEMTTDSHKSLEMRDDEDRSHSRLNKDTHTAKTDSPQVKSLHLQTHIPDLNQSTKDQQLQEEERFLLAKIQLMAGDTSAVSGPRGMKRLIPNPRDIDCDTAELVDHSQRFLIPCFDTLQEISLTADEEPPANELGQKMEGEEDV; encoded by the exons ATGACTTCGGTGTGGAAAAGACTGCAGCGAGTCGGTAAAAAGGCTTCAAAGTTTCAGTTTGTTGCCTCTTACCAGGAACTCGCGTTGGAGTTTACGAAGAAATG GCAACCAGACAAGCTAAGGGTTGTGTGGACAAGGAGGAACAGACGCATGTGCTCCAAG CTCCACAGTTGGCAGCCTGAGATCAAGAATCCCTACAGGGGGATGGTGGTGTGGCCTGTCCCTGAGAACATCGACATCGCTGTTACACTCTTCAAG GAGGTCAATGCTGATGAGTTTGAGGACAAAGAGTGGACCTTTGTCATCGAGGGT GAGACCAAGGGGCATCGAAAGGTGCTGGCATCAGCAGACATCAACCTGAAGCGGTTCGCCAGTCCGACGCCGACCCAGACCGACCTGACGCTGAAGCTGAAGCCGCTGTCAGTCAAGGTGGTGGAGGCCACGCTCAAGCTGTCGCTCTCGTGCGTCTTCGTTCGAGAGGGGAAAGCCAC TGATGAAGACATGCAGAGTCTGGCCAGCCTGATGAGCGTCAAACCCACAGATATCGGCAACCTGGACGACTTCAATGAgagcgatgaagaggaggacaagaagtCTGTCACAGCTTCAG GCTCAACGTTTCCCCTCACTCAAGCAGACAAGGAAACGACTCCAAGCCCACTGAGTCGAGGCAAGGATTCTCCTCAAAATAACCAGGCGGTGTCCAACATCAGAATAtccaaccagccaatcagaccTGCCCAAGACTCAAAGGCGGccatcacagaaaacaaagctgaacCAGCAAGGATCAG TCTTGAACAGAAAACCAATGAAAAGGCCTCTGGAGAAAAGCTGACAGAGGAGTTAGTGGGAGCAGCGACGGAGAAGGAGGTGATGATGAaggcagagcaggagaagcagagggagaaagaaatcCTAATTaaacaagaggaggaaaggaggagggaggaagaagagcaaaaaGTAATGGTCCTGaagcaggaagagaggagaaaacatgaggaagagaagaagaggctgttagaggaggagaagaagagactcttacatgaggaggaggaggtcaagaaggagaaggaaaggaggaaacgtgaggaggagagactcctgaaggagaagagagacaaacaggagaagctgagagaggaggcggagaagaggaagcaggatgaggaggagaggaggaaaagagagcagcagaggagactcctggaggtggaggaggaaaaggagaaacttcggagggaggaggagaagagacttgagagagagaaatttttaaggaaaatgaaagaggaggaggagaaaaggatggaggagaagagagtgTTTGAGGAGCAAAGAcggaagagggaggaagagaaaaagaggctcctggaagagaaagagaggagggagttgCAGGAGAAACACttgaaggaggaaaaagagaaggagcaacagaaaatgaaagaggaagagagaagaaagagggtggaggaggaggagagaaaacgtctacaggaggaggaggagagaaagaaaaatgaggcagagagtgagaggaagaggagggaagaggaggacaggaggaaagaggaagcgagaaaggaaaaggagattgaagaggagaagaaaagaagggaggaggaggagaagagagttaaagaagcagaaaagagaagaaagagggaagaggaagaggaagagaaggagagagtactcaaagaggagaaggagagggaggagaaagagagggagagactcttaaaggaggagaaagaaaggatggagaggaggaaaaaagaggaggagaaacgacgtgaagaggaggaggaggagaagaggaaagagagccTCTTgaaggagcagaaagaaaaggagaagatgaagcaggaggaagaagaaaaggagagacgactgcaagaggagagaaggcaggaggcagagagggagaaaaaggaggaggaaagaaaaaagagggaagaggaggagaagagaaaaagagaggaggaggagaaagcagaaaggagaatgaaggaggaagaaaacaggaagaagagagaggaggaacagaagaagaagaagcttctgcaagagaaggaagagatggagagaagaaagaagaaagaggaggaggaagaaaagaggagggaggagcatcgagcagctgcaggctgcaatCTGGAGGCCAACAAGTCAGATGAGGACAAGCAGAAGATGAGAAGTCTGggttcatgcacacacaccgacGTCCCTCCACCCAGCATCACGCACACACCTCCTCCCAGTTTCACATACACGCCCTCGGCTTTTAAAGGTGACGCACAGACTCCACTTCCCGTGCCACACCTCCCTCCTCCGGACAAAACATCACCCGAGCAGCCGCCCTCACAGattctcagccaatcacaagacAGAGAGGCGACCCTTCAGTCAGTTAATAAACCGAGCTCTGCCTCCATAAGCACCAGTGAGCG AGAagatgctgcagagctggaacaccagccaatcacagctaaAGACTCAGATACACATCACATAGTCCCACCTCCTGCTCAACCCGGCGCTCCACCAGTCAAAGAGGAACCCAAAGAGCCAGAGGGACCCAGAGTGGAACCAGCAACCTCCCCCAAACCACCCAGCGAGCACGCAGCTTTGGCGCTGGAGCCGCTGCTGCCCTcaaaaccagaaccagagcTGCGGACGGAACAAGTTCTCCAGCCATCAGGAAAGCCACAACAGGAGGGAGCAGATGAGGAGAAACCAGCCGGGGTCGAGGCTGGTGGTCAGGAGAGTTTCGTCAACAAGGAGCCAGTGTGCGAGGCAGAAAATCAGCTGTGGGCGACTGTGGAGGAGACCACAGtggagacagaagcagaaggAGGGATGGAAAGTAGTgagagcactgaggagaaggatgagaagcaggaggagggtgGTGTAATAGGGGG CTATGAGACAGTGGCCTCCATCCTGACAGCTGGACCCTCTGATGCAGCTCACAAACACCACTCTGCAGAACAACCATGCCTCCCTATGAGTAATGAAGATCAGCCGTGTTTACATGAAGTAGATCCAGAGATCCTGTGTTCCCCGGAACCAGATCCGCTGATCCCCATTTCACCACCCACAGCCTTCTCTGACACAACAGAAAACCAGAAGCTTAGTGAACACACTGACGTAACTCAGAAACCAGAGTGCTTTCCCTCACACAGGCTAAGTCTGGTGGCAAGTCTGAGACAAGCAGCTAGtgagcaggagaaggagagagagcgggagagggagagaatggagaaagaaaggatagaaaacatgaaaagggaggaaagagagagggaggagagggaagaagaagagaggagagagagagagagggtggaaaaagaaaaggaggagagacagaggctggaaaaggagagagaggagatggagaggaggacaagagagaggatggagaggcaaAAGCAcgaggagagaaagaggttggaaaaagagagggaagagctGGAGAACAagcaaagggaggagagggaaaaggcagagaaagagaggaagcagcacACCGAGAGGATAAAtgtagaagaaaagaaagaaaatgaggaaagtgagagaaagatggaaagggagaagagaaaaggagatgagGACAAGGTGAGGCAAAGGGGAGAGGATagcaaaggaaagaaacaagagGCCGTTTCTGCAACATCACtgcaaaacaaagagaaagtcaTGAATAACCAATCAAATGACTGCCCTCCTCtgagggaggcagagctggaTGATATTGCATATGATGAGAAGCTACAGCGAGATGAGGAGCAATCAGAAAGAGAGTCTGATCCCAAATCAGTGAAAACAATGGACCCTAAAGCTGAGGTCAAACTGGTCTCAGCCAGACCTGCTGATTCTGTCCCTGCAGTTAGACCAACAAACAGGCTCGACTCCAGATCAGTCAAACCTGAGGACTCTGTAATTCCTGTCATGAAAGCCCCGGACAACCCGGCTCTGAGATCAGTTAAAAAAGGCAAATCTAACGCGAACTCTGGTGCCATCCCGGTGTGgttgagagaggaggaggatgaggaggtggagtatgagagaggacaggaagatCTCGGCTCCATCTGGCTTGCTGAGCTGTACATGGAAGGGGAAGCAGG caCAGGCCACCCATCCCTTGCTGTTACCCAGAAGCCCTCCTCACTCCCTTCCAGTGGACAAACCTTTTACCAGATCTCTGCTGCCAGTCAGCCAAATAAACATGAACACTCTCTAACCAGTCTGGCTGACCCTCCTCATCCAAGACCTTCGTCAGGGTCTAAGCAAGAGGAAGGAATCAGCCAGACAAGTAGGGCCAAACCTGCTCTCAAAGGTAGCgggacacaaaaacagccaatgAAAGACCTGGAGATAGCAACCAATGAGGAGGGAGAACTTGCACAATCATCTGTAGTGCCTTGGCCCCTTCCTCCAAGGGCAAGCACTGCCAGCATGCACTCTGACACCAAACACACCAActtacacactgacacaaacatcaGTAAGATCAACAATGACGTAGAAATGACTACAGATTCACACAAGAGTCTTGAAATGAGGGATGATGAAGACAGGAGTCACTCCAGATTAAACAAGGACACACATACTGCAAAGACTGACAGTCCACAAGTTAAGAGCCTTCACTTGCAGACACACATCCCTGATCTCAACCAAAGCACCAAAGACCAACAGCtccaagaggaggagaggttcTTGTTGGCTAAAATTCAACTGATGGCGGGCGACACGTCCGCTGTCTCCGGCCCTCGCGGTATGAAGCGCCTCATCCCCAACCCTCGTGACATTGACTGTGACACCGCAGAGCTAGTTGATCACAGTCAGCGCTTCCTGATTCCCTGCTTTGATACCCTGCAGGAAATATCACTAACTGCAGATGAAGAGCCGCCGGCCAATGAGCTGGGgcaaaagatggagggagaggaggatgtgtAA